A stretch of Bombina bombina isolate aBomBom1 chromosome 2, aBomBom1.pri, whole genome shotgun sequence DNA encodes these proteins:
- the MOB3A gene encoding MOB kinase activator 3A — translation MSNPLKQVFNKDRTFRPKRKFEPGTQRFELHKKAQASLNAGLDLKLAVQLPHGEDQNDWVAVHVVDFFNRINLIYGTISDSCTEQTCPVMSGGQKYEYRWQDDNRYRKPTALSAPKYMNLLMDWIEVQINNEGIFPTNVGTPFPKNFLQVVKKILSRLFRVFVHVYIHHFDRIIHMGAEAHVNTCYKHFYYFVTEFNLIDTKELEPLKEMTLKMCH, via the exons ATGTCTAACCCCCTCAAACAAGTATTCAACAAAGATAGAACATTCCGCCCCAAAAGGAAATTTGAACCAGGGACGCAACGCTTCGAGTTGCACAAGAAGGCCCAGGCTTCCCTCAATGCAGGGCTAGATTTGAAATTGGCTGTCCAGCTGCCACACGGAGAAGATCAAAATGATTGGGTAGCAGTCCACGTGGTAGATTTCTTCAACCGTATCAACCTGATTTATGGTACCATCAGTGACAGCTGCACTGAGCAGACCTGTCCAGTTATGTCTGGGGGTCAGAAATATGAGTATAGATGGCAGGATGATAACCGATATCGAAAACCTACTGCTCTTTCTGCTCCAAAGTACATGAATTTGTTGATGGACTGGATAGAAGTTCAAATAAACAATGAGGGAATATTCCCTACAAATGTTG GTACTCCCTTTCCAAAGAACTTCTTACAGGTTGTGAAGAAAATCCTATCTAGACTATTCCGTGTATTTGTTCATGTCTACATTCACCACTTTGATAGGATCATCCACATGGGAGCTGAGGCTCATGTCAACACCTGCTACAAGCACTTTTACTACTTTGTTACAGAGTTTAATCTGATAGACACCAAGGAGTTGGAACCATTA